In one window of Mercurialis annua linkage group LG4, ddMerAnnu1.2, whole genome shotgun sequence DNA:
- the LOC126678099 gene encoding zinc finger CCCH domain-containing protein 14-like, with product MMDTRKRGRREFNANGGFKKSKQEMDSLSSGVGSKLKPCTKFFSTGGCPFGESCHFLHYVPGGYNAVAQMMNLGPAVSSVPRNIPAPPPAMPNGSAPSAVKSRLCNKYNTAEGCKFGDKCNFAHGEWELGKPFIPPHDDPRSYGNMPGRMVGRMEPPPPHGLAAGFGAKATAKISVEASLAGAIIGKSGINSKQICRQTGAKLSIRDHETDPNLRNIEFEGSFEQIKQASAMVSELIASISSAKTHANAPGPTGNQGQSGNNFKTKLCEKFSKGSCTFGERCHFAHGAAELRKSGV from the exons AAATGGACTCCTTATCAAGTGGTGTAGGAAGCAAATTGAAGCCATGCACCAAATTTTTCAG TACTGGTGGCTGTCCATTTGGTGAGAGCTGCCATTTTTTACACTATGTTCCCGGTGGTTATAATGCTGTGGCACAGATGATGAATCTGGGGCCAGCTGTGTCTTCAGTTCCTAGAAACATTCCTGCTCCTCCACCAGCCATGCCTAATGGTTCTGCTCCATCAGCAGTTAAGAGCCGCTTGTGCAACAAATATAACACTGCTGAAGGCTGCAAATTCGGTGACAAATGTAATTTTGCACATGGTGAGTGGGAACTTGGAAAGCCCTTCATTCCTCCCCATGATGATCCCCGCTCCTACGGAAATATGCCAGGCCGAATGGTTGGTCGGATGGAACCACCTCCTCCCCACGGTCTTGCTGCTGGGTTTGGTGCCAAGGCCACTGCAAAAATCAGTGTGGAAGCTTCCCTTGCTGGAGCAATAATTGGCAAGAGTGGAATCAATTCAAAGCAGATCTGCCGCCAAACGGGAGCTAAGCTGTCCATCCGGGACCATGAGACAGATCCCAATCTCAGGAATATTGAATTTGAGGGATCATTTGAACAAATCAAGCAAGCGAGTGCCATGGTTTCAGAGTTGATTGCAAGTATTAGTTCGGCAAAAACTCATGCGAATGCCCCTGGACCAACAGGGAATCAGGGTCAGTCAGGAAACAACTTCAAAACAAAGCTATGTGAGAAATTTTCAAAAGGGTCTTGCACCTTTGGTGAAAGGTGCCACTTTGCTCATGGAGCTGCTGAATTACGCAAGTCAGGGGTGTAA
- the LOC126676684 gene encoding 11 kDa late embryogenesis abundant protein-like — MASIKETAANVAASAKAGMDKTKATVQEKVDKMSAHDPVQKQMATEKKEHKKAEAELNKQEAREHNAAAKQSEKVSGHAPSYTTAGGGATTGGYEKQTHTHSVTGAPGHPTGTHQMSAMPGHGTGQPYGGHVDSSGLERTEPTGLPGQTTGHNPRV; from the exons ATGGCATCAATTAAGGAAACAGCGGCCAACGTTGCAGCCTCTGCTAAGGCTGGCATGGACAAGACCAAAGCCACTGTCCAagaaaag GTAGATAAAATGTCAGCACATGATCCGGTGCAGAAGCAGATGGCAACGGAGAAGAAAGAGCATAAAAAAGCGGAGGCGGAACTGAACAAACAGGAGGCGCGTGAGCATAATGCAGCAGCCAAGCAATCGGAGAAGGTTAGCGGTCATGCTCCGTCGTATACTACTGCTGGAGGAGGTGCAACTACTGGTGGATATGAGAAACAAACTCATACCCACTCTGTGACTGGAGCTCCTGGTCACCCAACTGGGACCCATCAAATGTCTGCTATGCCTGGGCATGGAACCGGTCAGCCTTATGGCGGGCATGTTGATTCATCCGGGTTAGAGAGGACTGAGCCAACTGGGTTGCCCGGTCAGACCACGGGACACAACCCCCGTGTGTAG